In Vitis riparia cultivar Riparia Gloire de Montpellier isolate 1030 chromosome 19, EGFV_Vit.rip_1.0, whole genome shotgun sequence, the following proteins share a genomic window:
- the LOC117909165 gene encoding uncharacterized protein LOC117909165 isoform X3: protein MTGGLLGLRSGSYGSLQHLQNGAFHPQPQFVGRKPSKMLPSGSREKERLLPYLFRFLSRRRVGMLILVGFAFLVFLSGFSTVSKDEVKHKDNVDYIPSTVTESGENNAHRPPLPPSTSAVAAVIGYTPPLHHPCENFAFPPPPPPDRKRIGPRPCPVCYIPVEQAIASIPSSSSPSPLLKQLNYVHEENPIKTEPHGGSEFGGYPSLKQRNDSFDIKESMTLHCGFVTGSKPGHHTGFDIDEADLKELEQPHEVIVASAIFGNYDIIQQPRNVSEAARKNVPFYMFIDEETEAYMRNSSVLDSSKRVGLWRIILVHNIPYTDARRNGKIPKLLLHRIFPNVRFSIWIDGKLQLLVDPYQVLERFLWRQNASLAISRHYRRFDVFEEAEANKAAGKYDNVSIDYQIEFYKNEGLTPYSEAKLPITSDVPEGCVIVKEHIPITNLFTCLWFNEVDRFTSRDQLSFAIVRDKITAQVDWNISMFLDCERRNFVYQAYHRDLLEHMAPPPPVVHPPPRDVVIPGNRRGAVIPENVAGRTPARKNPPKRGRGERRSGSRRHRKVGPGFRDNNSI, encoded by the exons ATGACTGGAGGGTTGTTGGGTTTACGTAGTGGAAGTTATGGGTCTCTGCAACATCTTCAAAATGGTGCGTTTCATCCTCAGCCTCAATTTGTTGGGCGCAAACCTTCAAAGATGTTACCTTCTGGTTCTAGGGAAAAGGAAAGGCTTCTTCCCTATCTTTTCAGATTTTTGAGTCGCAGAAGGGTTGGAATGCTTATTTTGGTTGGCTTTGCCTTTTTGGTATTCTTATCAGGTTTCTCAACTGTCAGTAAAG ATG AAGTCAAGCATAAGGATAATGTTGATTATATACCAAGCACTGTGACAGAAAGTGGAGAAAATAATGCCCACCGTCCTCCCCTTCCTCCTAGCACTTCTGCTGTTGCAGCTGTTATAGGGTATACCCCTCCATTGCACCATCcatgtgaaaattttgcatttcctccacctcctccaccagATAGGAAACGGATTGGACCACGCC CATGTCCAGTGTGTTACATTCCAGTGGAGCAGGCTATTGCTAGCATCCCAAGCTCCTCATCCCCATCACCTCTGCTTAAACAGTTAAATTATGTTCATGAGGAAAACCCAATTAAAACTGAACCACATGGAGGCTCTGAATTTGGTGGATATCCTTCACTAAAACAGAGGAATGATTCCTTTGATATAAAAGAGTCGATGACTCTGCATTGTGG ATTTGTCACAGGAAGTAAGCCTGGTCATCATACTGGATTTGATATCGATGAAGCTGATCTTAAAGAGTTGGAGCAGCCTCATGAAGTCATTGTTGCATCTGCTATATTTG GAAACTATGACATTATACAACAGCCCAGGAATGTTAGTGAAGCTGCCAGGAAAAATGTCCCCTTTTATATGTTTATTGATGAAGAAACAGAAGCATATATGAGGAATTCTAGTGTCTTGGACAGCAGTAAGAGGGTTGGATTATGGAGGATCATTCTTGTACATAACATTCCATACACTGATGCAAGACGCAATGGAAAG ATTCCAAAGCTTCTATTGCACAGAATCTTTCCCAATGTCCGGTTTTCCATATGGATTGATGGAAAACTTCAGCTTCTTGTGGATCCATACCAAGTTCTTGAGAG GTTCTTATGGCGTCAAAATGCTAGTTTGGCAATCTCAAGACATTATAGGCGCTTTGATGTGTTTGAAGAAGCTGAAGCTAATAAAGCTGCAGGGAAGTATGATAATGTCTCCATTGATTACCAGAttgaattttacaaaaatgagGGTTTAACACCTTATTCCGAGGCTAAGCTTCCTATAACTAGCG ATGTTCCTGAAGGTTGCGTGATTGTAAAGGAACATATCCCCATTACAAATCTTTTTACCTGTCTATGGTTCAATGAAGTTGATCGCTTTACTTCCAGGGATCAGTTAAGCTTTGCCATAGTGAGGGACAAAATAACGGCACAAGTTGATTGGAACATCAGCATGTTTTTGGATTGTGAAAGACGAAACTTTGTATATCAG GCATACCATAGAGATTTACTGGAGCACATGGCTCCCCCACCACCTGTGGTACATCCACCACCTCGAGATGTGGTGATCCCAGGCAATCGTCGAGGTGCGGTCATCCCTGAAAATGTGGCTGGAAGGACCCCTGCAAGGAAGAACCCCCCCAAACGTggaagaggagagaggagatCTGGTTCAAGGCGTCACCGCAAAGTTGGCCCTGGCTTTAGGGATAACAATTCAATTTGA
- the LOC117909165 gene encoding uncharacterized protein LOC117909165 isoform X2, whose translation MTGGLLGLRSGSYGSLQHLQNGAFHPQPQFVGRKPSKMLPSGSREKERLLPYLFRFLSRRRVGMLILVGFAFLVFLSGFSTVSKDAPESNSVSITQHIHHINPYDNGESDQDLPFFLPRIEVKHKDNVDYIPSTVTESGENNAHRPPLPPSTSAVAAVIGYTPPLHHPCENFAFPPPPPPDRKRIGPRPCPVCYIPVEQAIASIPSSSSPSPLLKQLNYVHEENPIKTEPHGGSEFGGYPSLKQRNDSFDIKESMTLHCGFVTGSKPGHHTGFDIDEADLKELEQPHEVIVASAIFGNYDIIQQPRNVSEAARKNVPFYMFIDEETEAYMRNSSVLDSSKRVGLWRIILVHNIPYTDARRNGKIPKLLLHRIFPNVRFSIWIDGKLQLLVDPYQVLERFLWRQNASLAISRHYRRFDVFEEAEANKAAGKYDNVSIDYQIEFYKNEGLTPYSEAKLPITSDVPEGCVIVKEHIPITNLFTCLWFNEVDRFTSRDQLSFAIVRDKITAQVDWNISMFLDCERRNFVYQAYHRDLLEHMAPPPPVVHPPPRDVVIPGNRRGAVIPENVAGRTPARKNPPKRGRGERRSGSRRHRKVGPGFRDNNSI comes from the exons ATGACTGGAGGGTTGTTGGGTTTACGTAGTGGAAGTTATGGGTCTCTGCAACATCTTCAAAATGGTGCGTTTCATCCTCAGCCTCAATTTGTTGGGCGCAAACCTTCAAAGATGTTACCTTCTGGTTCTAGGGAAAAGGAAAGGCTTCTTCCCTATCTTTTCAGATTTTTGAGTCGCAGAAGGGTTGGAATGCTTATTTTGGTTGGCTTTGCCTTTTTGGTATTCTTATCAGGTTTCTCAACTGTCAGTAAAG ATGCACCGGAAAGCAATAGTGTGAGCATTACCCAGCATATCCATCACATAAATCCTTATGACAATGGGGAATCTGATCAAGATCTCCCATTTTTTTTGCCGAGGATAGAAGTCAAGCATAAGGATAATGTTGATTATATACCAAGCACTGTGACAGAAAGTGGAGAAAATAATGCCCACCGTCCTCCCCTTCCTCCTAGCACTTCTGCTGTTGCAGCTGTTATAGGGTATACCCCTCCATTGCACCATCcatgtgaaaattttgcatttcctccacctcctccaccagATAGGAAACGGATTGGACCACGCC CATGTCCAGTGTGTTACATTCCAGTGGAGCAGGCTATTGCTAGCATCCCAAGCTCCTCATCCCCATCACCTCTGCTTAAACAGTTAAATTATGTTCATGAGGAAAACCCAATTAAAACTGAACCACATGGAGGCTCTGAATTTGGTGGATATCCTTCACTAAAACAGAGGAATGATTCCTTTGATATAAAAGAGTCGATGACTCTGCATTGTGG ATTTGTCACAGGAAGTAAGCCTGGTCATCATACTGGATTTGATATCGATGAAGCTGATCTTAAAGAGTTGGAGCAGCCTCATGAAGTCATTGTTGCATCTGCTATATTTG GAAACTATGACATTATACAACAGCCCAGGAATGTTAGTGAAGCTGCCAGGAAAAATGTCCCCTTTTATATGTTTATTGATGAAGAAACAGAAGCATATATGAGGAATTCTAGTGTCTTGGACAGCAGTAAGAGGGTTGGATTATGGAGGATCATTCTTGTACATAACATTCCATACACTGATGCAAGACGCAATGGAAAG ATTCCAAAGCTTCTATTGCACAGAATCTTTCCCAATGTCCGGTTTTCCATATGGATTGATGGAAAACTTCAGCTTCTTGTGGATCCATACCAAGTTCTTGAGAG GTTCTTATGGCGTCAAAATGCTAGTTTGGCAATCTCAAGACATTATAGGCGCTTTGATGTGTTTGAAGAAGCTGAAGCTAATAAAGCTGCAGGGAAGTATGATAATGTCTCCATTGATTACCAGAttgaattttacaaaaatgagGGTTTAACACCTTATTCCGAGGCTAAGCTTCCTATAACTAGCG ATGTTCCTGAAGGTTGCGTGATTGTAAAGGAACATATCCCCATTACAAATCTTTTTACCTGTCTATGGTTCAATGAAGTTGATCGCTTTACTTCCAGGGATCAGTTAAGCTTTGCCATAGTGAGGGACAAAATAACGGCACAAGTTGATTGGAACATCAGCATGTTTTTGGATTGTGAAAGACGAAACTTTGTATATCAG GCATACCATAGAGATTTACTGGAGCACATGGCTCCCCCACCACCTGTGGTACATCCACCACCTCGAGATGTGGTGATCCCAGGCAATCGTCGAGGTGCGGTCATCCCTGAAAATGTGGCTGGAAGGACCCCTGCAAGGAAGAACCCCCCCAAACGTggaagaggagagaggagatCTGGTTCAAGGCGTCACCGCAAAGTTGGCCCTGGCTTTAGGGATAACAATTCAATTTGA
- the LOC117909165 gene encoding uncharacterized protein LOC117909165 isoform X1 encodes MTGGLLGLRSGSYGSLQHLQNGAFHPQPQFVGRKPSKMLPSGSREKERLLPYLFRFLSRRRVGMLILVGFAFLVFLSGFSTVSKDDAPESNSVSITQHIHHINPYDNGESDQDLPFFLPRIEVKHKDNVDYIPSTVTESGENNAHRPPLPPSTSAVAAVIGYTPPLHHPCENFAFPPPPPPDRKRIGPRPCPVCYIPVEQAIASIPSSSSPSPLLKQLNYVHEENPIKTEPHGGSEFGGYPSLKQRNDSFDIKESMTLHCGFVTGSKPGHHTGFDIDEADLKELEQPHEVIVASAIFGNYDIIQQPRNVSEAARKNVPFYMFIDEETEAYMRNSSVLDSSKRVGLWRIILVHNIPYTDARRNGKIPKLLLHRIFPNVRFSIWIDGKLQLLVDPYQVLERFLWRQNASLAISRHYRRFDVFEEAEANKAAGKYDNVSIDYQIEFYKNEGLTPYSEAKLPITSDVPEGCVIVKEHIPITNLFTCLWFNEVDRFTSRDQLSFAIVRDKITAQVDWNISMFLDCERRNFVYQAYHRDLLEHMAPPPPVVHPPPRDVVIPGNRRGAVIPENVAGRTPARKNPPKRGRGERRSGSRRHRKVGPGFRDNNSI; translated from the exons ATGACTGGAGGGTTGTTGGGTTTACGTAGTGGAAGTTATGGGTCTCTGCAACATCTTCAAAATGGTGCGTTTCATCCTCAGCCTCAATTTGTTGGGCGCAAACCTTCAAAGATGTTACCTTCTGGTTCTAGGGAAAAGGAAAGGCTTCTTCCCTATCTTTTCAGATTTTTGAGTCGCAGAAGGGTTGGAATGCTTATTTTGGTTGGCTTTGCCTTTTTGGTATTCTTATCAGGTTTCTCAACTGTCAGTAAAG ATG ATGCACCGGAAAGCAATAGTGTGAGCATTACCCAGCATATCCATCACATAAATCCTTATGACAATGGGGAATCTGATCAAGATCTCCCATTTTTTTTGCCGAGGATAGAAGTCAAGCATAAGGATAATGTTGATTATATACCAAGCACTGTGACAGAAAGTGGAGAAAATAATGCCCACCGTCCTCCCCTTCCTCCTAGCACTTCTGCTGTTGCAGCTGTTATAGGGTATACCCCTCCATTGCACCATCcatgtgaaaattttgcatttcctccacctcctccaccagATAGGAAACGGATTGGACCACGCC CATGTCCAGTGTGTTACATTCCAGTGGAGCAGGCTATTGCTAGCATCCCAAGCTCCTCATCCCCATCACCTCTGCTTAAACAGTTAAATTATGTTCATGAGGAAAACCCAATTAAAACTGAACCACATGGAGGCTCTGAATTTGGTGGATATCCTTCACTAAAACAGAGGAATGATTCCTTTGATATAAAAGAGTCGATGACTCTGCATTGTGG ATTTGTCACAGGAAGTAAGCCTGGTCATCATACTGGATTTGATATCGATGAAGCTGATCTTAAAGAGTTGGAGCAGCCTCATGAAGTCATTGTTGCATCTGCTATATTTG GAAACTATGACATTATACAACAGCCCAGGAATGTTAGTGAAGCTGCCAGGAAAAATGTCCCCTTTTATATGTTTATTGATGAAGAAACAGAAGCATATATGAGGAATTCTAGTGTCTTGGACAGCAGTAAGAGGGTTGGATTATGGAGGATCATTCTTGTACATAACATTCCATACACTGATGCAAGACGCAATGGAAAG ATTCCAAAGCTTCTATTGCACAGAATCTTTCCCAATGTCCGGTTTTCCATATGGATTGATGGAAAACTTCAGCTTCTTGTGGATCCATACCAAGTTCTTGAGAG GTTCTTATGGCGTCAAAATGCTAGTTTGGCAATCTCAAGACATTATAGGCGCTTTGATGTGTTTGAAGAAGCTGAAGCTAATAAAGCTGCAGGGAAGTATGATAATGTCTCCATTGATTACCAGAttgaattttacaaaaatgagGGTTTAACACCTTATTCCGAGGCTAAGCTTCCTATAACTAGCG ATGTTCCTGAAGGTTGCGTGATTGTAAAGGAACATATCCCCATTACAAATCTTTTTACCTGTCTATGGTTCAATGAAGTTGATCGCTTTACTTCCAGGGATCAGTTAAGCTTTGCCATAGTGAGGGACAAAATAACGGCACAAGTTGATTGGAACATCAGCATGTTTTTGGATTGTGAAAGACGAAACTTTGTATATCAG GCATACCATAGAGATTTACTGGAGCACATGGCTCCCCCACCACCTGTGGTACATCCACCACCTCGAGATGTGGTGATCCCAGGCAATCGTCGAGGTGCGGTCATCCCTGAAAATGTGGCTGGAAGGACCCCTGCAAGGAAGAACCCCCCCAAACGTggaagaggagagaggagatCTGGTTCAAGGCGTCACCGCAAAGTTGGCCCTGGCTTTAGGGATAACAATTCAATTTGA
- the LOC117909165 gene encoding uncharacterized protein LOC117909165 isoform X4 has product MTGGLLGLRSGSYGSLQHLQNGAFHPQPQFVGRKPSKMLPSGSREKERLLPYLFRFLSRRRVGMLILVGFAFLVFLSGFSTVSKEVKHKDNVDYIPSTVTESGENNAHRPPLPPSTSAVAAVIGYTPPLHHPCENFAFPPPPPPDRKRIGPRPCPVCYIPVEQAIASIPSSSSPSPLLKQLNYVHEENPIKTEPHGGSEFGGYPSLKQRNDSFDIKESMTLHCGFVTGSKPGHHTGFDIDEADLKELEQPHEVIVASAIFGNYDIIQQPRNVSEAARKNVPFYMFIDEETEAYMRNSSVLDSSKRVGLWRIILVHNIPYTDARRNGKIPKLLLHRIFPNVRFSIWIDGKLQLLVDPYQVLERFLWRQNASLAISRHYRRFDVFEEAEANKAAGKYDNVSIDYQIEFYKNEGLTPYSEAKLPITSDVPEGCVIVKEHIPITNLFTCLWFNEVDRFTSRDQLSFAIVRDKITAQVDWNISMFLDCERRNFVYQAYHRDLLEHMAPPPPVVHPPPRDVVIPGNRRGAVIPENVAGRTPARKNPPKRGRGERRSGSRRHRKVGPGFRDNNSI; this is encoded by the exons ATGACTGGAGGGTTGTTGGGTTTACGTAGTGGAAGTTATGGGTCTCTGCAACATCTTCAAAATGGTGCGTTTCATCCTCAGCCTCAATTTGTTGGGCGCAAACCTTCAAAGATGTTACCTTCTGGTTCTAGGGAAAAGGAAAGGCTTCTTCCCTATCTTTTCAGATTTTTGAGTCGCAGAAGGGTTGGAATGCTTATTTTGGTTGGCTTTGCCTTTTTGGTATTCTTATCAGGTTTCTCAACTGTCAGTAAAG AAGTCAAGCATAAGGATAATGTTGATTATATACCAAGCACTGTGACAGAAAGTGGAGAAAATAATGCCCACCGTCCTCCCCTTCCTCCTAGCACTTCTGCTGTTGCAGCTGTTATAGGGTATACCCCTCCATTGCACCATCcatgtgaaaattttgcatttcctccacctcctccaccagATAGGAAACGGATTGGACCACGCC CATGTCCAGTGTGTTACATTCCAGTGGAGCAGGCTATTGCTAGCATCCCAAGCTCCTCATCCCCATCACCTCTGCTTAAACAGTTAAATTATGTTCATGAGGAAAACCCAATTAAAACTGAACCACATGGAGGCTCTGAATTTGGTGGATATCCTTCACTAAAACAGAGGAATGATTCCTTTGATATAAAAGAGTCGATGACTCTGCATTGTGG ATTTGTCACAGGAAGTAAGCCTGGTCATCATACTGGATTTGATATCGATGAAGCTGATCTTAAAGAGTTGGAGCAGCCTCATGAAGTCATTGTTGCATCTGCTATATTTG GAAACTATGACATTATACAACAGCCCAGGAATGTTAGTGAAGCTGCCAGGAAAAATGTCCCCTTTTATATGTTTATTGATGAAGAAACAGAAGCATATATGAGGAATTCTAGTGTCTTGGACAGCAGTAAGAGGGTTGGATTATGGAGGATCATTCTTGTACATAACATTCCATACACTGATGCAAGACGCAATGGAAAG ATTCCAAAGCTTCTATTGCACAGAATCTTTCCCAATGTCCGGTTTTCCATATGGATTGATGGAAAACTTCAGCTTCTTGTGGATCCATACCAAGTTCTTGAGAG GTTCTTATGGCGTCAAAATGCTAGTTTGGCAATCTCAAGACATTATAGGCGCTTTGATGTGTTTGAAGAAGCTGAAGCTAATAAAGCTGCAGGGAAGTATGATAATGTCTCCATTGATTACCAGAttgaattttacaaaaatgagGGTTTAACACCTTATTCCGAGGCTAAGCTTCCTATAACTAGCG ATGTTCCTGAAGGTTGCGTGATTGTAAAGGAACATATCCCCATTACAAATCTTTTTACCTGTCTATGGTTCAATGAAGTTGATCGCTTTACTTCCAGGGATCAGTTAAGCTTTGCCATAGTGAGGGACAAAATAACGGCACAAGTTGATTGGAACATCAGCATGTTTTTGGATTGTGAAAGACGAAACTTTGTATATCAG GCATACCATAGAGATTTACTGGAGCACATGGCTCCCCCACCACCTGTGGTACATCCACCACCTCGAGATGTGGTGATCCCAGGCAATCGTCGAGGTGCGGTCATCCCTGAAAATGTGGCTGGAAGGACCCCTGCAAGGAAGAACCCCCCCAAACGTggaagaggagagaggagatCTGGTTCAAGGCGTCACCGCAAAGTTGGCCCTGGCTTTAGGGATAACAATTCAATTTGA
- the LOC117908073 gene encoding cytochrome c oxidase copper chaperone 2-like, whose protein sequence is MGGLPTEQPASALTLAGLQQTRGSEPVSKPKKKICCACPDTKKIRDDCIVEHGEAACEKWIEAHRRCLRAEGFKV, encoded by the coding sequence ATGGGTGGTCTTCCTACTGAACAGCCCGCCTCTGCCTTAACTTTGGCAGGGTTGCAGCAAACGCGGGGATCTGAGCCTGTGTCaaagcccaaaaagaaaatCTGCTGTGCCTGCCCTGATACTAAGAAGATCCGAGACGATTGCATTGTGGAGCATGGTGAAGCTGCTTGTGAAAAATGGATTGAAGCTCATCGTAGATGCCTTCGGGCTGAGGGGttcaaagtttga
- the LOC117908391 gene encoding uncharacterized protein LOC117908391, translated as MGSAAFFLTCILHSVIALTCGALMMFYTNEIFVFGHGPEIARKLQGSTPHDQLLIRTSDSFSGLLLFAIGFLLFMVAFVKDREFQSFFAKGCVTLHVFMALWRIYFERKLEDLAWDWPKQVVGDIVLALSWVFLVVYSWREKYD; from the coding sequence ATGGGATCAGCTGCTTTCTTCCTCACATGCATTCTCCATTCTGTGATAGCTCTCACTTGTGGAGCTCTAATGATGTTCTACACAAACGAAATCTTTGTGTTTGGGCATGGCCCTGAGATTGCCCGGAAGCTTCAGGGCTCCACACCCCATGATCAGCTCTTAATCCGAACCTCGGATTCATTCTCTGGATTGCTTTTATTCGCCATTGGGTTCCTCCTTTTCATGGTGGCCTTTGTCAAGGACAGAGAGTTTCAGAGCTTCTTCGCCAAGGGCTGCGTCACTCTTCATGTTTTCATGGCTTTGTGGAGAATTTACTTTGAGAGAAAGCTTGAAGATCTGGCCTGGGACTGGCCAAAGCAGGTTGTGGGAGACATTGTTCTGGCCCTTTCATGGGTTTTCCTGGTTGTATACTCTTGGAGGGAGAAGTATGATTAG
- the LOC117908597 gene encoding fe(2+) transport protein 1-like, translating into MASLKNVGALTLLLLLLLSLTVQTSGKEDASGAGSKCGDPKRGSEEQTSALKLKVIAIFTILIASILGISFPILLQGMPLLKPDGKVFVLIKAFASGVILATGYVHVLPDSIESLTSPCLPQAPWSKFPFSTFIAMVAAVLTLMMDSFAMSYYKKHGMSGAECEYGDHIENDQGHSHGHGHGVGVKKLDDESSKLLRYQIIAQVLELGIVVHSVVIGLSMGASENASTIRPLIAALCFHQFFEGMGLGGCILQAEYKARTKAIMVFFFSVTTPLGIALGIGLSKVYSDDSPTALIVVGVLNATSAGLLNYMALVDLLGADFMGPKLQSNMKLQMWAYVAVILGVGGMSVMAIWA; encoded by the exons ATGGCTTCCTTGAAAAACGTTGGAGCTCTAACTCTCCTTCTTCTCCTCCTACTTTCATTGACAGTGCAAACTTCCGGCAAGGAAGATGCCAGCGGAGCGGGATCGAAATGCGGTGATCCCAAGAGAGGATCCGAGGAACAGACATCAGCCTTAAAGCTGAAGGTGATAGCAATATTCACGATACTGATTGCTAGCATCTTGGGCATCTCTTTTCCCATACTTCTACAAGGCATGCCACTGCTTAAACCGGATGGAAAAGTGTTCGTTTTGATTAAGGCATTTGCGTCGGGGGTTATCCTGGCCACAGGCTACGTTCACGTGCTGCCGGATTCAATTGAGAGCTTGACTTCTCCATGTCTGCCGCAGGCTCCATGGAGCAAATTCCCATTTTCAACGTTCATAGCCATGGTTGCAGCGGTTTTAACACTGATGATGGATTCTTTTGCAATGAGTTATTACAAGAAACATGGTATGAGTGGAGCAGAATGCGAATATGGGGATCACATAGAGAATGATCAGGGACATTCTCATGGACACGGACATGGAGTTGGTGTGAAGAAGCTTGATGACGAATCCTCAAAACTATTGAGATATCAAATTATCGCTCAG GTGCTAGAACTGGGAATTGTGGTGCACTCAGTGGTGATTGGGCTGTCAATGGGGGCCTCTGAAAATGCCAGTACAATCAGGCCTCTCATTGCTGCTCTTTGTTTCCATCAATTCTTTGAAGGAATGGGGCTTGGAGGATGCATTCTACAG GCTGAATACAAGGCAAGGACGAAGGCCATCATGGTGTTTTTCTTCTCGGTCACCACCCCCTTGGGGATCGCGCTGGGAATCGGCTTATCAAAGGTGTACAGCGACGACAGCCCGACGGCTCTGATAGTGGTTGGAGTGCTGAACGCTACATCTGCTGGGCTACTGAATTACATGGCGCTGGTGGACCTGCTGGGCGCTGATTTCATGGGCCCCAAATTGCAATCAAACATGAAGCTTCAAATGTGGGCTTATGTCGCTGTCATATTGGGCGTTGGTGGTATGTCCGTGATGGCAATATGGGCGTGA